The Chitinivibrio alkaliphilus ACht1 genome has a window encoding:
- a CDS encoding helix-turn-helix domain-containing protein: MNRIGREQLLSLQKKYHTDAAIAEFYGVTRQAIYKLRKKYGIPAYERSFAGRNTHIRLLYRQGLSVEKIARRYRVSQSSVYRILREEALGNRVYDQISAFLDAHEGSLTSFFFLAGTFSCLAADILYKIEQAQKNRSLVALVFTDDMCSALSSSAPPYPMELRNRCVRLLSPAKTVYIHTPHDLELLSQQIYFFPSLLKERILAKTDREVHERFQFI, encoded by the coding sequence GTGAATAGAATTGGACGTGAGCAGTTACTTTCTCTACAAAAAAAGTATCATACCGATGCTGCAATTGCGGAATTTTATGGGGTTACACGACAGGCAATTTATAAATTACGTAAAAAGTATGGTATCCCTGCCTATGAGCGCTCGTTTGCCGGAAGGAATACACATATCCGTTTGTTGTATCGACAAGGGTTGTCGGTGGAGAAGATTGCTCGACGGTATCGGGTATCTCAGAGTTCGGTGTATCGTATTTTGCGAGAAGAAGCGCTCGGGAATAGAGTTTATGATCAGATCTCCGCTTTTTTGGACGCTCATGAAGGTAGTCTTACCTCCTTTTTCTTTTTGGCTGGTACTTTCTCCTGTCTTGCTGCTGATATTTTGTATAAGATAGAGCAGGCACAAAAGAATCGTAGCCTTGTTGCTCTTGTATTTACAGATGACATGTGTTCTGCCTTGTCTTCTTCAGCCCCTCCGTATCCAATGGAGCTGCGAAATCGTTGTGTTCGTCTTCTTTCTCCAGCTAAGACCGTGTATATTCACACCCCCCATGATTTGGAATTGCTTTCTCAGCAGATATATTTCTTTCCATCTTTGTTGAAGGAACGTATATTAGCAAAAACGGATCGGGAAGTCCATGAACGATTTCAATTTATATGA